Proteins encoded within one genomic window of uncultured Sphingopyxis sp.:
- a CDS encoding DSD1 family PLP-dependent enzyme — MTTDRELHDHLIGRQGSRADLNTPALILDVDALDRNIGRMAALVTERGVALRPHAKTHKSIDIARRQMAAGAIGVCCAKVGEAEVLAGGGVTGILITSPVAAPAAIERLAKLAATAEALMAVVDHPGVADRLQAALAAADARLGVVIDIDPGIARTGVASAEAAVALAKAISAAPNLDYRGVQFYCGSQQHIESYADRRAAIVERTAYLQQVIAALAEAGFAPGLVTGSGTGTHRIDLDLGVFTELQAGSYVFMDKQYLDCDIADGAEPPFEVSLSVDARVVSANHGGLVTIDAGYKSLSTDGGVAVVRRGAPETAFFAFMGDEHAALIAPGIGAELQPGDPVSLTVPHCDPTVNLYDSYHVVSGDTLVGIWPVSARGRAR, encoded by the coding sequence ATGACCACCGATCGCGAATTGCATGATCATCTGATCGGCCGGCAGGGCTCGCGCGCCGATCTGAATACCCCCGCTCTCATCCTCGATGTCGATGCGCTCGACCGTAACATCGGACGCATGGCCGCGCTCGTGACCGAGCGCGGCGTCGCGCTTCGCCCGCACGCCAAGACGCACAAGAGCATCGACATCGCCCGGCGCCAGATGGCGGCGGGGGCGATCGGCGTCTGTTGCGCGAAGGTCGGCGAGGCCGAGGTGCTGGCCGGAGGCGGCGTGACCGGCATCCTCATCACTTCGCCCGTCGCCGCCCCCGCCGCGATCGAACGCCTCGCGAAGCTTGCGGCGACCGCCGAAGCCTTGATGGCGGTCGTCGATCATCCCGGCGTCGCCGACCGGCTCCAGGCGGCGCTTGCTGCGGCCGATGCGCGGCTGGGCGTCGTCATCGACATCGACCCCGGTATCGCGCGCACCGGCGTCGCGTCGGCCGAGGCGGCGGTCGCGTTGGCGAAGGCGATTTCGGCAGCGCCCAACCTCGATTATCGCGGCGTGCAATTCTACTGCGGGTCGCAGCAGCATATCGAAAGCTACGCCGACCGCCGCGCCGCGATCGTCGAGCGCACCGCCTATCTGCAACAGGTGATCGCCGCGCTGGCCGAAGCGGGCTTCGCGCCCGGCCTCGTCACCGGATCGGGCACCGGCACGCACCGGATCGACCTCGACCTCGGCGTCTTCACCGAATTGCAGGCGGGCAGCTATGTCTTCATGGACAAGCAATATCTCGATTGCGACATCGCCGATGGTGCCGAGCCGCCGTTCGAGGTTTCGTTGTCGGTCGACGCGCGCGTCGTCAGCGCGAACCACGGCGGCCTCGTCACCATCGACGCCGGCTACAAGTCGCTCTCGACCGACGGCGGCGTCGCGGTGGTCCGGCGCGGAGCGCCCGAAACCGCCTTTTTCGCTTTCATGGGCGACGAACATGCCGCGCTGATCGCCCCCGGCATCGGGGCCGAACTCCAGCCCGGCGACCCGGTCAGCCTGACCGTGCCGCACTGCGACCCGACGGTGAATCTCTATGACAGCTACCATGTCGTTTCGGGCGACACGCTGGTCGGCATCTGGCCGGTCAGCGCGCGCGGCCGGGCGCGATGA
- a CDS encoding N-acetylmuramoyl-L-alanine amidase — MSPLLVLIGLIGASSAALPARAGAIDADPRPAAGQYDAASRSPRGELQPFAGFRARRPAKRYSVTVPIGKPKPAVTLPRIEGPADDRLPLVVIDAGHGGHDPGAISPHDGSREKDITLALARAIRKDLLASGRVRVALTRADDRFLVLEERYGIARRLKADLFISVHADAAENQEASGASIYTLAEVASDREAARLAARENKANIINGVDLGAHSGDVSAILLDLTQRETMGLAADFARLLQREASDEVKFRTTAHRFASFIVLKAPDTPSVLFETGFISNKEDVAFLASAAGQKKIARGVREAVQVHFARQVAER, encoded by the coding sequence ATGAGCCCGCTGCTCGTCCTGATTGGCCTGATCGGAGCGTCCTCGGCAGCCTTGCCGGCGCGCGCCGGCGCGATCGATGCCGATCCGCGCCCGGCCGCGGGACAATATGACGCGGCATCGCGGTCTCCGCGCGGCGAATTGCAGCCCTTCGCCGGCTTTCGCGCCCGCCGTCCGGCAAAACGCTACAGCGTGACCGTTCCGATCGGAAAACCCAAGCCCGCGGTGACGCTGCCGCGCATCGAGGGGCCCGCCGACGATCGTCTGCCGCTCGTGGTGATCGACGCCGGGCACGGCGGACACGACCCCGGCGCGATCTCGCCGCACGACGGCAGCCGCGAAAAGGACATCACGCTGGCGCTCGCCCGCGCGATCCGCAAGGACCTGCTCGCCTCTGGCCGGGTGCGCGTCGCGCTCACGCGCGCGGACGACCGCTTCCTCGTGCTCGAGGAGCGTTACGGCATCGCGCGGCGGTTGAAGGCCGACCTGTTCATCTCGGTTCACGCCGACGCCGCCGAGAATCAGGAGGCCAGCGGCGCGTCGATCTATACGCTGGCCGAGGTCGCCTCCGACCGCGAGGCGGCACGGCTCGCGGCGCGCGAGAACAAGGCGAACATCATCAACGGCGTCGACCTCGGCGCGCACAGCGGCGACGTATCGGCGATCCTGCTCGACCTCACCCAGCGCGAGACGATGGGTCTTGCCGCCGATTTCGCGCGGCTGCTCCAGCGCGAGGCGTCCGACGAAGTGAAATTTCGCACCACCGCGCACCGCTTCGCCTCCTTCATCGTGCTGAAGGCGCCCGACACCCCGTCGGTGCTGTTCGAAACCGGCTTCATATCGAACAAGGAGGATGTCGCATTCCTCGCCTCGGCCGCCGGGCAGAAGAAAATCGCGCGCGGCGTCCGCGAGGCGGTGCAGGTCCACTTCGCGCGGCAGGTCGCGGAGCGTTGA
- the prfB gene encoding peptide chain release factor 2: MRAEAQDHIDRIGAALALLRRFLDWDRAVRRLDELNAKVEDPTLWNDAKAAQEVMRERRRLDEAITATRAIETECADTAELIELAEMEGDEGLVDEAVASLALLAARAEEDKIKALLAGEADGNDCYIEVHAGAGGTESQDWAEMLQRMYMRWAEKRGMKVELVEYQAGEQAGIKSATMLVKGENAYGYAKTESGVHRLVRISPYDSSARRHTSFSSVWVYPVIDDNIEIEINEGDLKIDTYRASGAGGQHVNTTDSAVRITHIPTGIVVASQNDRSQHKNRATAMGMLKARMYEAELQKREAAASGEYQAKTEIGWGHQIRSYVLQPYQLVKDLRTGVTSTAPGDVLDGALDPFMAAALSQKVTGEKVEVEDID, translated from the coding sequence ATGCGCGCCGAAGCGCAGGATCATATCGACAGGATTGGCGCCGCATTGGCGCTGCTGCGCCGCTTTCTCGACTGGGACCGCGCGGTGCGGCGGCTCGACGAACTCAATGCGAAGGTCGAGGACCCGACGCTGTGGAACGACGCGAAGGCGGCGCAAGAGGTGATGCGCGAACGCCGCCGGCTCGACGAGGCGATCACGGCGACGCGCGCGATCGAAACCGAATGCGCCGACACCGCCGAACTGATCGAACTCGCCGAGATGGAAGGCGATGAGGGACTTGTCGACGAGGCGGTGGCGTCGCTGGCGTTGCTCGCCGCGCGCGCCGAGGAAGACAAGATCAAGGCACTGCTCGCGGGCGAGGCTGACGGCAACGACTGCTATATCGAAGTCCATGCCGGCGCCGGCGGCACCGAAAGCCAGGACTGGGCCGAGATGCTCCAGCGCATGTATATGCGCTGGGCCGAAAAGCGCGGGATGAAGGTCGAACTCGTCGAATATCAGGCGGGCGAGCAGGCGGGGATCAAGTCGGCGACGATGCTGGTGAAGGGCGAGAACGCCTATGGCTATGCGAAGACCGAGAGCGGCGTCCACCGCCTCGTCCGCATCTCGCCCTATGACAGCTCGGCGCGGCGCCACACGAGCTTTTCGAGCGTCTGGGTCTATCCGGTGATCGACGACAATATCGAGATCGAGATCAACGAGGGCGACCTCAAGATCGACACCTATCGCGCGTCGGGCGCGGGCGGGCAGCACGTCAACACGACCGATTCGGCGGTTCGCATCACGCACATCCCGACCGGGATCGTCGTCGCCAGCCAGAACGACCGCTCGCAGCACAAGAACCGCGCGACCGCGATGGGGATGCTGAAGGCGCGGATGTACGAGGCCGAGCTGCAGAAGCGCGAGGCGGCCGCATCGGGCGAATATCAGGCGAAGACCGAGATCGGCTGGGGCCACCAGATCCGCTCCTACGTCCTCCAGCCCTATCAGCTGGTGAAGGATCTGCGCACCGGCGTGACCTCGACGGCGCCGGGCGACGTGCTCGACGGCGCGCTCGACCCGTTCATGGCGGCGGCGCTATCGCAGAAGGTGACCGGCGAAAAGGTCGAGGTGGAGGACATCGATTGA
- the moeB gene encoding molybdopterin-synthase adenylyltransferase MoeB, whose amino-acid sequence MLSDAELDRYARQIILPQFGGAGQAKLKASHVALIGAGGVGCPAITYLAAAGVGKLTIIDHDIVELSNLHRQPLFTDADLGAPKAEVAAEAARRINPHVEAIAVTRRLDDANAAALLKGASLILDGCDNFATRLGVNRAAVTLQIPLLSAAIGAFEGQVALYEGWRAGHACYACLVGNDPDRPGINCAETGVMGALAGMIGTVAALEAVRALSGWGSPLTGRLAIVDMLDRRWREVGVPEDPECPICQV is encoded by the coding sequence GTGCTCAGCGACGCCGAACTCGACCGCTATGCGCGCCAGATCATCCTGCCGCAGTTCGGCGGCGCGGGGCAGGCGAAGCTGAAGGCGAGCCATGTTGCGCTGATCGGCGCGGGCGGTGTCGGCTGTCCGGCGATCACCTATCTGGCGGCGGCGGGCGTCGGCAAGCTGACGATCATCGATCATGACATCGTCGAGCTGTCGAACCTCCACCGCCAGCCTTTGTTCACCGACGCCGATCTCGGCGCGCCGAAGGCCGAGGTCGCGGCCGAGGCGGCGCGGCGGATCAATCCGCATGTCGAGGCGATCGCGGTCACCCGGCGGCTCGACGATGCGAACGCCGCGGCGCTGCTGAAGGGCGCGAGCCTGATCCTCGACGGCTGCGACAATTTCGCGACGCGGCTTGGCGTCAACCGCGCCGCGGTGACGCTGCAAATCCCGCTGCTCAGCGCCGCCATCGGGGCGTTCGAGGGGCAGGTCGCGCTCTATGAGGGCTGGCGCGCGGGCCACGCCTGCTATGCTTGTCTTGTCGGCAACGATCCCGACCGGCCTGGAATCAACTGCGCCGAAACCGGCGTGATGGGCGCGCTCGCGGGCATGATCGGCACGGTGGCAGCGCTCGAGGCGGTGCGCGCGCTGTCCGGCTGGGGATCGCCGCTCACCGGCCGGCTCGCGATCGTCGATATGCTCGATCGCCGCTGGCGCGAGGTCGGCGTGCCCGAGGATCCCGAATGCCCGATATGCCAGGTCTGA
- the coaBC gene encoding bifunctional phosphopantothenoylcysteine decarboxylase/phosphopantothenate--cysteine ligase CoaBC: MAAPRILLIVGGGIAAYKAIELVRLLRKAGMTVRCVITRAGEQFVTPLTLAALSENKVYTNLFDLKDEVEMGHIQLSREADLVVVAPATADLLAKMAAGIADDLATTLLLATDKPVLAAPAMNVRMWLHAATRRNVATLRGDGVTVMEPGEGEMACGEYGPGRLPEPEAIKAAIDAALADAPAVVPLTGQPDFAPANHRPLFGRRILITAGPTHEPIDPVRYIANRSSGKQGFAIAAAAAEAGAEVLLIAGPVPLPTPPGVIRVDVETAREMASEVEQGLPVDAAIMVAAVADWRAADTAAQKIKKDGSGQVPPLALAENPDILAGVAKSADRPPLLIGFAAETNDVIAHAQAKLARKGCDWIVANDVSADPMGGEENRVHIVRKDGVDSWDRLPKAAVARKLMEKIADELDKRIPVEGN; encoded by the coding sequence ATGGCCGCTCCGCGCATCCTGCTGATCGTCGGCGGCGGCATCGCCGCCTATAAGGCGATCGAGCTTGTCCGCCTGCTCCGCAAGGCGGGCATGACCGTGCGCTGCGTGATCACGCGCGCGGGCGAGCAGTTCGTCACGCCGCTGACGCTCGCCGCGCTCAGCGAAAACAAGGTTTATACCAACCTCTTCGACCTGAAGGACGAGGTCGAGATGGGGCATATCCAATTGAGCCGCGAAGCCGATCTCGTCGTCGTCGCGCCCGCGACCGCCGACCTGCTCGCGAAGATGGCGGCGGGAATCGCCGACGACCTCGCGACCACACTGCTGCTCGCGACCGACAAGCCCGTGCTCGCCGCGCCCGCGATGAATGTGCGCATGTGGCTGCACGCCGCGACCCGGCGCAATGTCGCGACGCTGCGCGGCGACGGGGTGACGGTGATGGAGCCCGGCGAGGGCGAGATGGCGTGCGGCGAATATGGCCCCGGCCGCCTGCCCGAGCCCGAAGCGATCAAGGCGGCGATCGACGCGGCGCTCGCCGACGCGCCTGCCGTCGTGCCGCTCACCGGCCAGCCCGATTTCGCGCCCGCCAACCATCGCCCGCTGTTCGGGCGGCGCATCCTGATCACCGCGGGGCCGACGCACGAGCCGATCGATCCGGTGCGCTACATCGCCAACCGGTCGAGCGGGAAGCAAGGCTTCGCGATCGCCGCCGCCGCCGCCGAAGCGGGCGCCGAGGTGCTGCTGATCGCCGGGCCGGTCCCGCTGCCGACGCCGCCCGGTGTGATCCGCGTCGATGTCGAGACCGCGCGCGAGATGGCGAGCGAAGTGGAGCAGGGCTTGCCCGTCGATGCCGCGATCATGGTCGCCGCCGTCGCCGACTGGCGCGCCGCCGATACCGCGGCGCAGAAGATCAAGAAGGACGGCAGCGGGCAGGTCCCGCCGCTCGCGCTCGCCGAAAATCCCGACATTCTCGCCGGCGTCGCCAAAAGCGCCGATCGCCCGCCGCTGCTGATCGGTTTCGCCGCCGAGACCAACGACGTCATCGCGCATGCCCAAGCCAAGCTCGCGCGCAAGGGATGCGACTGGATCGTCGCCAACGACGTGTCCGCCGACCCGATGGGCGGCGAAGAGAACCGGGTGCATATCGTCAGAAAAGACGGCGTGGACAGCTGGGACCGGCTGCCCAAAGCGGCCGTCGCCCGCAAATTGATGGAAAAGATCGCCGATGAACTCGACAAGCGCATCCCCGTTGAAGGAAATTGA
- a CDS encoding DsrE family protein: MPGLNIIVAVAEGRRFCAALETAIAAAALGGPARLFLQGDAAAMLRPPAGFAGDGARRAAGLPGLAELIDEALASGVEMIVCQSGLALADLTADRIVGGVKAGGVVSFLAAVAAEDRLIVY; encoded by the coding sequence ATGCCAGGTCTGAACATCATCGTCGCGGTCGCCGAAGGGCGGCGTTTCTGCGCCGCACTAGAGACCGCTATCGCCGCCGCCGCGCTGGGCGGGCCGGCGCGACTATTCCTCCAGGGCGATGCGGCAGCGATGTTGCGCCCGCCCGCGGGCTTTGCAGGGGACGGCGCACGGCGGGCGGCGGGCCTGCCCGGCCTCGCCGAACTGATCGACGAAGCATTGGCGAGCGGGGTCGAGATGATCGTGTGCCAGTCGGGACTGGCTCTTGCCGACCTGACCGCCGACCGGATCGTTGGCGGCGTCAAGGCGGGCGGGGTGGTCAGCTTTCTTGCCGCGGTCGCGGCGGAGGACCGGCTGATCGTCTATTAG
- a CDS encoding glycosyltransferase family 2 protein, whose amino-acid sequence MRHDTLIADSPLPVAALPLEVAVVVPTLNEAANVEKLIAGLSIVLAGRGWEVVFVDDNSPDGTSELVRRIGRDSRHIRIVQRVGRRGLSSAVVEGILATAAPIVAVMDGDLQHGEEALPRLIDAIAERGAELAVGTRYGAGGGIGDWDQGRARMSRLATRAGQIALGTDVSDPMSGFFAIRRDAFERALPRLSAVGFKILLDLLASSPAPLKVAEIPYQFRTREAGESKIGARVIAEYAELIADKTIGRFVPVRLLKFLMVGGLGVFVHLAVLRAILGAGSAFVTAQTVAVMTAIAFNFFLNNSFTYADRKLKGWRLAGGLASFYAISALGAVANIGIGTWMAGHDERWWVAGVAGVVVGAIWNFAMSAALTWRK is encoded by the coding sequence ATGCGCCACGACACCCTGATTGCCGATTCGCCGCTGCCGGTCGCCGCGCTGCCGCTCGAGGTCGCGGTCGTGGTGCCGACGCTCAACGAGGCCGCCAATGTCGAAAAACTGATCGCCGGGCTGTCGATCGTGCTCGCGGGGCGCGGCTGGGAAGTCGTTTTCGTCGACGATAATTCGCCCGACGGGACGAGCGAACTCGTCCGCCGCATCGGCCGCGATTCACGGCATATACGCATCGTTCAGCGCGTCGGCCGGCGCGGCCTGTCGTCGGCGGTGGTCGAGGGCATATTGGCGACCGCCGCGCCGATCGTCGCGGTGATGGACGGCGACCTCCAGCATGGCGAGGAGGCGCTGCCGCGCCTGATCGACGCAATTGCGGAGCGCGGCGCCGAGCTTGCAGTCGGCACGCGCTATGGCGCGGGCGGCGGGATCGGCGACTGGGACCAGGGCCGCGCGCGGATGAGCCGGCTCGCAACGCGCGCCGGGCAGATCGCGCTCGGCACCGACGTTAGCGATCCGATGAGCGGCTTTTTCGCGATCCGCCGCGACGCCTTCGAACGCGCATTGCCCCGGCTCTCGGCGGTCGGCTTCAAGATATTGCTCGACCTGCTGGCGTCGAGCCCGGCGCCGCTCAAGGTCGCCGAAATCCCCTATCAGTTCCGCACGCGCGAGGCAGGCGAAAGCAAGATCGGCGCGCGCGTCATCGCCGAATATGCCGAACTGATCGCCGACAAGACGATCGGCCGCTTCGTGCCGGTGCGCCTGCTCAAATTCCTGATGGTCGGCGGGCTCGGCGTGTTCGTCCATCTCGCCGTGCTGCGCGCGATCCTTGGCGCCGGCAGCGCCTTCGTCACCGCGCAGACCGTGGCGGTGATGACCGCGATCGCCTTCAACTTCTTCCTCAACAACAGCTTCACCTATGCCGACCGCAAGCTGAAGGGATGGCGCCTCGCCGGCGGGCTTGCGAGCTTCTATGCGATTTCGGCTTTGGGCGCGGTCGCCAATATCGGCATCGGCACCTGGATGGCCGGGCACGACGAACGATGGTGGGTCGCCGGAGTCGCGGGCGTGGTCGTCGGCGCGATCTGGAACTTCGCCATGTCGGCGGCGCTGACCTGGCGCAAATGA
- a CDS encoding class I SAM-dependent methyltransferase, which yields MKRAALALLTLVPLLGGCDAPWDDSSDRAETARDFPPADRPVAPTVSTKWSTEEARDRVNEAEDVMDSADVRPGMTVADIGAGDGYYTVRLAQRVGAGGRVLAQDIMPQVIERLADRVARERLDNVSLKLGAVDDPRLPEDSFDRVFMVHMYHEIGEPYAFLWRLRPALRQGGQVIVVDGDRPIAQHGTPFRLLVCEFQAVGYKLVSYDDKQHAGGYLARFVPTGKRPEPEAIKVCDNP from the coding sequence ATGAAGCGCGCGGCGCTCGCCCTGCTGACGCTCGTACCGCTGCTTGGCGGCTGCGACGCGCCTTGGGACGATAGCAGCGACCGCGCCGAAACCGCGCGCGACTTTCCGCCCGCCGACCGGCCGGTGGCGCCGACGGTTTCGACCAAATGGTCGACCGAGGAAGCGCGCGACCGCGTCAACGAGGCCGAGGACGTCATGGATTCGGCCGACGTCCGTCCCGGCATGACCGTCGCCGACATCGGCGCGGGCGACGGCTATTATACCGTGCGCCTCGCGCAGCGCGTCGGCGCGGGTGGCCGCGTGCTCGCGCAGGACATCATGCCGCAAGTGATCGAGCGCCTCGCCGACCGCGTCGCGCGCGAACGGCTCGACAATGTCTCGCTGAAGCTCGGCGCGGTCGACGATCCGCGCCTGCCCGAGGACAGCTTCGACCGCGTCTTCATGGTCCATATGTATCACGAGATCGGCGAGCCCTACGCCTTTCTGTGGCGGCTGCGCCCGGCCTTGCGCCAGGGCGGACAGGTGATCGTCGTCGACGGCGACCGCCCGATCGCGCAGCATGGCACGCCCTTCCGCCTGCTCGTCTGCGAATTTCAGGCGGTGGGCTACAAGCTCGTCTCTTACGACGACAAGCAGCACGCCGGCGGCTATCTCGCGCGTTTCGTGCCCACGGGCAAACGTCCCGAACCGGAGGCGATCAAGGTCTGCGACAATCCGTGA
- a CDS encoding transglycosylase domain-containing protein, producing the protein MAADSPPDFRLRLRRDGNAVITWLRDMWTRRWFRWLGYLALAGLLGLVLIWAVFARDLPSVDQLRDYEPPLPTMVRDGEGKPVHSYARERRVQLEYSEYPQLLVRAFLAAEDKTFFSHGGIDYPGIASAIVTNLSNSGRPVGASTITQQVAKNLLLTNELSYRRKIREAILAMRIEDALTKEQILELYLNEIPLGRRSFGVQAASRAYFDKDVDQLALHEMAFLAILPKAPEKYGRARFERDALARRNFVLGSMEDNGWISAAQRDAARAMPLGLTDRGNRAVAQVGGYYMEEVRRQLIAEFGETAEVGPHSVYAGGLWVRTPYDGKMQEAAAMALRKGLQRYDAGKGWSGPIATIEADDQWQSRLASSFIGIDYDNWRVAAVLSKSGGEARIGFSNGDTGRLPASSAGMRYRKTGGSAFSALRPGDLIVVKSAGGDRYALRNIPEVSGGMVVESPHSGRIYAMQGGFDVRLSSFNRATQAERQPGSTIKPFVYAAALDNGMTPATMIVDGSFCVYQGAALGNKCFRNFGNSGGSGEHTMRWGLEQSRNLMTVRAASLVGMEPVVEMISRMGIGKHEPYLSTALGAGTTTVEKITNAYAMLANHGRELKPRVIDYAQDRRGKVIFPKNWKPCEGCNMKDWDGRPMPRFTKSGKQLMDPITAYQVVHMLEGVVQRGTAVRLRDLGVPLFGKTGTTSGPNDVWFVGGTPDVVAGMYIGFDQPRSMGGYAQGGSYAAPIFKDFAHAALADRQPIPFSAPKGVRMVRIDRQSGRRVYGSWPGTDPKASIIWEAFKPESEPRRTIREEEIKPAKAAPRQDVPVQQSPGRRSDSEFLEDRGGII; encoded by the coding sequence ATGGCCGCCGACAGTCCGCCCGATTTCCGCCTTCGCCTTCGCCGCGACGGCAATGCCGTCATCACCTGGCTGCGCGACATGTGGACGCGGCGCTGGTTCCGCTGGCTCGGCTATCTCGCGCTCGCCGGTCTGCTCGGCCTCGTGCTGATCTGGGCGGTTTTCGCGCGCGACCTGCCCTCGGTCGATCAGCTTCGCGACTATGAGCCGCCGCTGCCGACGATGGTCCGCGACGGCGAGGGCAAGCCGGTCCACAGCTATGCCCGCGAACGCCGCGTTCAGCTCGAATATAGCGAATATCCGCAGCTCCTGGTGCGCGCCTTCCTCGCCGCCGAGGACAAGACCTTCTTCAGCCATGGCGGCATCGACTATCCGGGCATAGCGAGCGCGATCGTCACCAACCTGTCGAACAGCGGCCGCCCCGTCGGCGCCTCGACCATCACCCAGCAGGTGGCGAAGAATCTGCTGCTCACCAACGAGCTGAGCTATCGTCGCAAGATTCGCGAGGCGATTCTTGCGATGCGCATCGAGGATGCGCTGACCAAGGAACAGATTCTCGAGCTTTATCTCAACGAAATCCCGCTCGGCCGCCGCAGCTTCGGCGTGCAGGCGGCGAGCCGCGCCTATTTCGACAAGGATGTCGACCAGCTCGCGCTGCACGAAATGGCCTTCCTCGCGATTCTGCCCAAGGCGCCCGAGAAATACGGCCGCGCGCGTTTCGAGCGCGATGCGCTCGCGCGCCGCAATTTCGTGCTCGGGTCGATGGAGGATAATGGCTGGATCAGCGCGGCGCAGCGCGACGCGGCGCGCGCGATGCCGCTCGGCCTGACCGACCGGGGTAACCGCGCGGTCGCGCAGGTCGGCGGCTATTATATGGAAGAGGTGCGGCGCCAGCTGATCGCCGAGTTCGGCGAAACTGCCGAGGTCGGCCCCCACAGCGTTTATGCCGGCGGCCTCTGGGTGCGCACCCCCTATGACGGCAAGATGCAGGAGGCCGCGGCGATGGCGCTGCGCAAGGGGCTCCAGCGCTATGACGCGGGCAAGGGCTGGTCGGGACCGATCGCGACGATCGAGGCCGACGACCAGTGGCAGAGCCGCCTCGCCTCGAGCTTCATCGGCATCGATTACGACAATTGGCGCGTCGCGGCCGTGCTCTCGAAATCGGGGGGCGAGGCGCGGATCGGCTTTTCGAACGGTGACACCGGACGCCTGCCCGCGAGTTCGGCGGGGATGCGCTATCGCAAGACCGGCGGCAGCGCCTTTTCGGCGCTGCGCCCGGGCGATCTGATCGTCGTCAAATCGGCGGGCGGCGACCGCTACGCGCTGCGCAATATCCCCGAAGTATCGGGCGGCATGGTCGTCGAAAGCCCGCATTCGGGCCGCATCTATGCGATGCAGGGCGGCTTCGACGTCCGCCTGTCGTCGTTCAACCGCGCGACGCAGGCCGAACGCCAGCCTGGCTCGACGATCAAGCCTTTCGTCTATGCCGCCGCGCTCGACAACGGGATGACCCCCGCGACGATGATCGTCGACGGCTCCTTCTGCGTCTATCAGGGCGCGGCGCTCGGCAACAAATGCTTCCGCAACTTCGGCAATTCGGGCGGCAGCGGCGAGCACACGATGCGCTGGGGCCTCGAACAGTCGCGCAACCTGATGACCGTGCGCGCGGCGAGCCTCGTGGGAATGGAACCGGTCGTCGAGATGATCAGCCGGATGGGCATCGGCAAGCACGAACCCTATCTGTCGACCGCGCTCGGCGCCGGAACGACGACGGTCGAAAAGATCACCAATGCGTACGCGATGCTCGCCAATCACGGCCGCGAACTGAAGCCGCGCGTGATCGACTATGCGCAGGACCGCCGCGGCAAGGTGATCTTTCCGAAGAACTGGAAGCCCTGCGAAGGCTGCAACATGAAGGATTGGGACGGCCGGCCGATGCCGCGCTTCACCAAGTCGGGCAAGCAGCTGATGGACCCGATCACCGCTTATCAGGTCGTCCATATGCTCGAAGGCGTGGTCCAGCGCGGCACCGCGGTGCGGCTGCGCGATCTCGGCGTGCCGCTGTTCGGCAAGACCGGGACGACTTCGGGTCCGAACGATGTCTGGTTCGTCGGCGGCACGCCTGACGTGGTCGCGGGCATGTATATCGGTTTCGACCAGCCGCGCAGCATGGGCGGCTATGCGCAGGGCGGCAGCTATGCCGCGCCGATCTTCAAGGATTTCGCGCACGCGGCGCTCGCCGACCGCCAGCCGATTCCCTTTTCGGCGCCGAAGGGCGTGCGCATGGTGCGCATCGACCGCCAGTCGGGCCGGCGCGTCTATGGCAGCTGGCCGGGCACCGATCCCAAGGCGTCGATCATCTGGGAAGCGTTCAAGCCCGAAAGCGAACCGCGGCGGACGATTCGCGAAGAAGAGATCAAGCCGGCCAAGGCGGCGCCCCGGCAGGACGTGCCCGTCCAGCAAAGCCCCGGCCGGCGCAGCGACAGCGAATTCCTGGAGGATCGCGGCGGCATCATCTGA